In one Neobacillus sp. CF12 genomic region, the following are encoded:
- a CDS encoding CDP-glycerol glycerophosphotransferase family protein, with protein sequence MKVLELFWHPTEQVDCSLYDLTYQDGKLKVVLKFDYIEDSKGKMSFLLSERTSKQELKFPVAGNGKGESSSLWNSEIPIHQHLNAFGKGIWDAYLLIEKGGKTEQIRIKDKLSESIDVPPYFIQSTNKSFIPYSTIKGNLSFKCEVSKANLKIENIILEENGTLKLNGFFLVPSWNVNKVTDVKKSLLFRSGKNSEKELPLENSIREDITAFYGQAGMNYDWTGFEIELDFQENNFGITNGKSTKLLMKIEHETSSITLPIVIPTTMIFNKNASIQTPEGIKKIFLNQDKKDDSLSVLVTRDEIQAEVDTIYSDNGEIILNGRLITTNEDKWQSLDHCNLVINKRDTKEEYEIKLNLNQFIFSHTFVIKEMLEKGLFTDGIWDLYIRVENNLYRLVTRLDGIPNKQKLITIPQQLAADQEGKLFVIKPYYTLHEEVAIWSRDYLATKSIDKVLIENGILTIAGKLNIQPPNADFPSVTKGHVTMKGLYGAKYVLPVTWTLEKTGKTKLEFNFTATVDLAAEGLLGSSDELLRDINFDLIACEIDLVDGIVPFTMNIDPAKVIVTFEDQLKQNPKYKNKVAQWGKLLYRVCNKLLPINRKTAIFQSFHGKSYSDSPKYIYEEILAEGLEMKSVWVLNNLKSDLPGNPIIVRPNSLKYYYYMAIGKFFVNNGNFPDFYQKREGTVHLQTWHGTPLKKLGFDIDPNSPSYAENTSPALIKRNERWDYLIGPNEYTSKILQRAFCFKKEMLDVGYPRNDIFYKGNLKTEADLIKKKLNIPTDKKVILYAPTWRDYDFHNGNQHKPYEFKFDLDTFKERFGDDHVLILRLHYRDASRIKIQGYENFVYNLSSYDDIQELYLISDVLITDYSSVMFDYANLDRPIIFFTYDLSRYGSQVRGFYFDFQKEAPGPIVLKDEQLFHSIENIERIQSVYTERYQNFKEKFCHWEDGNAAKRTIEAVFKKQ encoded by the coding sequence ATGAAGGTTTTAGAGCTGTTTTGGCATCCGACAGAACAAGTGGATTGTTCCTTATATGACTTAACGTATCAGGATGGCAAATTAAAGGTTGTTTTGAAATTTGATTACATAGAGGACTCGAAAGGAAAAATGTCTTTCCTTTTATCAGAAAGAACATCGAAGCAAGAGTTAAAATTCCCTGTGGCAGGGAATGGGAAGGGCGAGAGTAGCAGTTTATGGAATAGTGAAATTCCTATCCATCAACATCTTAATGCCTTTGGCAAGGGAATTTGGGATGCCTATCTCCTAATCGAAAAAGGTGGAAAAACAGAGCAAATCCGCATAAAAGATAAATTGAGTGAATCGATAGATGTTCCACCGTACTTTATCCAAAGTACGAATAAATCGTTTATTCCCTATTCAACGATTAAGGGGAATCTATCCTTTAAATGTGAAGTGAGTAAAGCGAATCTGAAAATCGAAAATATCATCCTTGAAGAAAATGGAACCTTAAAGCTAAATGGTTTCTTCCTAGTACCTTCTTGGAATGTGAACAAGGTAACAGACGTGAAAAAATCACTTTTATTCCGTTCAGGGAAAAACAGTGAAAAAGAGCTACCTCTCGAAAATAGTATTCGTGAAGATATAACGGCCTTTTATGGACAAGCAGGAATGAACTACGATTGGACTGGATTTGAAATTGAACTTGATTTTCAAGAGAACAACTTTGGAATAACCAATGGAAAATCAACAAAGCTGTTGATGAAAATTGAGCATGAAACATCGAGTATTACCCTGCCCATTGTGATTCCGACTACGATGATTTTTAATAAAAATGCCTCTATCCAAACACCTGAAGGCATTAAAAAAATCTTTCTTAATCAGGATAAAAAGGACGATAGCCTTTCGGTTCTTGTCACTAGAGATGAAATTCAAGCAGAAGTCGATACCATTTATTCCGATAACGGCGAAATCATCCTTAATGGTCGATTGATTACGACAAATGAAGATAAGTGGCAATCGTTAGACCATTGTAATCTGGTGATTAATAAAAGAGATACAAAAGAAGAGTATGAAATCAAGTTGAACTTAAATCAGTTCATTTTCTCTCATACATTTGTGATAAAAGAAATGCTAGAAAAAGGCTTGTTTACAGATGGAATTTGGGATTTGTATATTCGAGTGGAGAATAATTTATATCGCCTCGTCACTCGCTTAGACGGGATACCGAATAAACAAAAACTCATTACGATTCCACAGCAGCTGGCCGCCGATCAAGAGGGGAAATTGTTTGTTATAAAACCATACTATACCTTGCATGAAGAAGTGGCGATTTGGTCACGTGATTATCTAGCGACAAAATCAATCGACAAGGTGCTAATCGAGAACGGTATCTTAACAATAGCGGGCAAGTTAAACATTCAGCCTCCGAATGCAGATTTTCCAAGTGTGACAAAGGGTCATGTGACGATGAAAGGACTGTACGGTGCGAAATATGTACTGCCAGTTACCTGGACGTTAGAGAAAACAGGGAAAACAAAGCTAGAGTTTAACTTCACTGCTACTGTAGATTTAGCGGCAGAGGGCTTACTAGGGAGTAGTGATGAGCTTCTTCGCGATATTAATTTTGATTTAATCGCATGTGAAATTGACTTAGTAGATGGGATTGTACCGTTTACGATGAATATTGATCCCGCAAAAGTAATCGTAACGTTTGAGGATCAACTGAAACAGAATCCTAAATACAAGAATAAGGTAGCCCAATGGGGAAAACTCCTTTATCGAGTTTGCAACAAGTTATTACCGATTAACAGGAAGACGGCTATTTTCCAAAGTTTTCATGGAAAGAGTTATTCGGATAGTCCAAAGTATATTTACGAAGAAATACTTGCTGAGGGTCTCGAGATGAAGTCGGTTTGGGTACTGAACAATCTTAAGTCGGACTTACCGGGCAATCCGATCATTGTTAGACCAAATTCTCTTAAATATTACTATTATATGGCCATCGGTAAATTCTTTGTGAATAACGGGAACTTCCCTGATTTTTATCAAAAGCGTGAAGGCACGGTTCATTTACAAACATGGCACGGTACACCGTTAAAGAAGCTTGGGTTTGATATTGATCCAAACTCACCATCCTATGCCGAAAATACATCTCCTGCGCTGATAAAGCGAAATGAAAGATGGGATTATTTAATTGGACCAAATGAGTATACATCTAAAATCTTACAAAGAGCATTTTGCTTTAAAAAAGAAATGTTAGATGTGGGTTATCCTAGGAATGATATTTTCTATAAAGGAAACCTGAAAACTGAAGCAGATCTGATTAAGAAAAAACTAAATATCCCGACTGATAAAAAGGTCATTCTCTATGCTCCTACCTGGAGAGACTATGACTTCCATAATGGAAATCAACATAAGCCATACGAGTTTAAATTTGACTTGGATACGTTTAAGGAACGGTTTGGGGATGACCATGTATTGATTCTCAGACTGCATTACCGGGATGCGAGCCGAATCAAAATTCAAGGGTATGAAAACTTTGTCTATAATTTATCGAGCTATGACGATATACAAGAGCTGTACCTAATTTCGGATGTACTGATCACCGATTATTCATCGGTTATGTTTGATTATGCAAACCTAGATAGGCCGATTATCTTCTTCACCTACGATCTATCTCGATATGGATCCCAAGTCCGTGGATTTTATTTCGACTTCCAAAAGGAAGCACCAGGGCCAATTGTTTTGAAAGACGAACAGCTCTTTCATTCGATCGAAAACATCGAAAGAATTCAGAGCGTATACACAGAGAGATATCAGAATTTCAAAGAGAAATTCTGTCATTGGGAAGACGGAAATGCAGCCAAGCGGACGATAGAGGCTGTATTTAAGAAGCAATAA